The following proteins are encoded in a genomic region of Primulina huaijiensis isolate GDHJ02 chromosome 3, ASM1229523v2, whole genome shotgun sequence:
- the LOC140974317 gene encoding ATP-dependent Clp protease proteolytic subunit 3, chloroplastic translates to MEVGFLTFTAASSALPRPAAALSASHCRGTSTICQPNHQLSPIRTATSYSDTSQITSSTTSRSRGNMIVNATNQRFSTRNWDVSNYAAPSWLPRFEELDTTNMLLRQRIIFLGTQIDDMTADFVISQLLLLDAEDQQKDIKLFINSPGGSVTAGMGIYDAMKLCKADVSTINMGLAASMGAFLLASGTKGKRFCMPNARVMIHQPLGTAGGKATEMSIRIREMAYHKIKLNKILSRATGKPEQQIELDTDRDNFMNAWEAKDYGLVDEVIDDGKPGLVAPIADASPPPKTRVWGPWKIEGSRKGKKNLPSEENLFKNGYVGRQGNEDDGGTEQKKEEPTPI, encoded by the exons ATGGAGGTGGGATTTTTAACGTTCACCGCAGCCTCATCGGCTCTTCCGAGACCCGCCGCCGCGTTGTCCGCCTCCCACTGCCGCGGTACATCCACTATTTGTCAACCCAATCACCAGCTATCCCCGATTAGAACTGCTACCAGCTACAGTGATACTAGTCAAATTACAAGCAGTACTACTAGTAGAAGCAGAGGAAACATGATTGTGAATGCGACAAATCAGAGGTTTTCCACTAGGAATTGGGATGTGTCGAACTATGCAGCTCCTTCTTGGTTGCCGAGATTCGAAGAGCTTGACACCACGAATATGCTTCTTCGCCAGAGGATTATCTTCTTGGGCACCCAG ATAGACGACATGACCGCGGATTTCGTCATTAGTCAGCTACTATTGCTTGATGCAGAAGACCAGCAAAAAGACATCAAATTGTTCATCAATTCACCTGGTGGCTCTGTCACTGCTG GGATGGGTATATATGATGCCATGAAATTGTGCAAGGCCGATGTATCTACCATCAATATGGGGCTTGCGGCATCCATGGGTGCCTTTCTCCTTGCCTCTGGTACAAAAGGGAAGAGGTTCTGCATGCCAAATGCAAGGGTAATGATCCATCAGCCACTAGGAACAGCTGGAGGCAAA GCGACGGAGATGAGCATACGCATCAGAGAGATGGCTTACCACAAAATTAAGCTGAACAAGATACTATCAAGAGCAACAGGGAAGCCTGAACAACAG ATTGAACTAGATACAGATCGTGACAATTTTATGAATGCCTGGGAAGCAAAAGATTATGGGTTGGTCGATGAAGTGATCGATGATGGCAAGCCTGGACTAGTTGCCCCCATTGCTGATGCTTCACCTCCTCCAAAAACCCGCGTGTGGGGTCCTTGGAAAATCGAAGGTAGCAGGAAAGGCAAGAAGAATTTACCCTCGGAGGAAAATCTTTTCAAAAATGGATACGTGGGTAGACAAGGCAACGAAGATGATGGAGGCACAGAACAGAAAAAGGAAGAACCTACACCTATATGA
- the LOC140972640 gene encoding uncharacterized protein, which yields MESTFISSSLKLPHKLQSLFFYPSNQRTKRLVPKKYVSAKQYENEDNDAGKSSVDENMIVLRMRIKKIKALEFASKERVTPSSEDSKEWEKKLFALRHENVYETTENLQSYLMKTKPSVALGMLALFVMCVPLSSPVAVDNVLKVVKGLLAGCHVCIDIHF from the coding sequence ATGGAGTCTACTTTCATATCATCTTCCCTAAAATTACCCCACAAATTACAATCCCTTTTCTTTTATCCCTCCAACCAAAGAACAAAAAGACTTGTCCCAAAAAAATATGTCAGTGCAAAGCAATATGAAAACGAGGATAACGATGCAGGGAAATCATCCGTCGATGAAAATATGATCGTTCTCCGAATGCGGATCAAGAAAATAAAGGCCTTGGAGTTCGCTAGTAAAGAAAGGGTGACACCATCTTCAGAGGATTCAAAAGAATGGGAGAAGAAATTGTTCGCGCTTCGCCATGAAAACGTTTATGAAACAACAGAAAATTTGCAGTCATATTTGATGAAAACCAAGCCAAGTGTAGCTTTGGGAATGCTAGCCCTGTTTGTGATGTGTGTTCCTCTGTCGAGCCCGGTTGCCGTGGATAATGTGTTGAAGGTGGTAAAAGGGTTGCTTGCCGGCTGTCATGTGTGTATAGATATTCATTTTTAG
- the LOC140972356 gene encoding uncharacterized protein, with amino-acid sequence MAQMLSPNSYISTLQFSLFCPPPRVNFVVKLLPRRKSSVWCSGNQIQRLRTCKNCKTQFDPLLNHHRACRYHSAHFGGETKRKFESVYTGGTMDSPESGKIFQYWHCCGSEDPFDSGCTAAPHASYDD; translated from the exons ATGGCACAAATGCTAAGTCCAAATTCATATATCTCAACCTTACAATTCTCTCTTTTCTGCCCACCTCCCCGGGTAAATTTTGTGGTAAAGCTTCTTCCGCGGAGGAAATCGTCTGTCTGGTGTTCGGGAAACCAAATTCAGAGACTAAGAACTTGCAAGAATTGCAAAACCCAGTTCGATCCATTGCTTAATCACCACCGGGCATGCCGTTATCACTCTGCTCATTTTGGCG gagaaacaaaaagaaagTTTGAGAGTGTGTATACTGGCGGGACAATGGACAGCCCTGAATCCGGTAAAATCTTCCAATACTGGCATTGTTGTGGATCTGAAGATCCCTTTGATTCTGGATGTACAGCAGCACCTCATGCTTCTTACGATGATTGA